A portion of the Bubalus kerabau isolate K-KA32 ecotype Philippines breed swamp buffalo chromosome 1, PCC_UOA_SB_1v2, whole genome shotgun sequence genome contains these proteins:
- the APOBEC3A gene encoding DNA dC->dU-editing enzyme APOBEC-3A — MMDEYTFTENFNNQEWPSKTYLCYKVERLDGGATIPLDEYKGFVRNKGLDQLEEPCHAEVCFLGKIRSWNLDQNQHYRLTCFISWSPCYDCAQKLTTFLKENRHISLHILASRIYTHNRFGYHQSGLCELQAARARITIMTFEDFKHCWETFVDHKGKPFQPWEGLNVKSQALCAELQAILKTQQN, encoded by the exons ATGATGGACGAATACACCTTCACTGAGAACTTCAACAATCAAGAATGGCCTTCCAAGACCTACCTGTGCTACAAGGTGGAGAGGCTGGACGGTGGCGCTACGATCCCTCTGGACGAGTACAAGGGCTTTGTGCGCAACAAG GGTTTGGATCAACTGGAGGAACCCTGCCATGCAGAGGTCTGCTTCCTGGGAAAGATCCGTTCTTGGAATCTGGACCAGAATCAGCACTACAGGCTCACCTGTTTCATCTCCTGGAGCCCCTGTTACGATTGCGCCCAGAAACTGACTACATTCCTGAAGGAGAACCGCCACATAAGCCTGCACATCCTTGCCTCCCGCATCTATACCCACAACCGTTTTGGGTACCATCAGAGTGGCCTGTGCGAACTGCAAGCGGCTAGGGCCCGAATCACCATCATGACCTTTGAGG ACTTTAAGCACTGCTGGGAAACCTTCGTGGACCACAAGGGAAAACCCTTTCAGCCCTGGGAGGGGCTAAATGTAAAGAGTCAGGCGCTCTGTGCGGAACTGCAGGCCATTCTCAAG ACTCAGCAAAACTGA